The Sulfitobacter donghicola DSW-25 = KCTC 12864 = JCM 14565 genome has a segment encoding these proteins:
- a CDS encoding efflux RND transporter periplasmic adaptor subunit: protein MNLKPLLIVPPVVLGIWGFMLMTKPSETVSEPQEQAKLAVRVMTVTQEPLVLSATGYGRVEAVQSWSAVSQVEGRAEDVLAELAVGTVVEKGEVLIQIDPTDYELEIAKTEANIAAAQATLAELTQQEENTRSLLEIEQRVFEVAQAEFDRILTLSQNGTVTQSSLDTERKSLLAEENTLIGLQNTLALYPAQRASAEATLAVRQAELAEAQRGLANTTITAPFRGRVSEEAIEANQFVSVGETLLTLDSIDVAEVVGAFQPQSFGNLMRAAVGPQLENVTEVDATQVIEYMDQSNVAAFVELDFAGEVARYPAQPQRFRGSIDDETGTLGIAVQVSEPLVSKPQQQTPPLEFGSFVSVVLEAQPETGLISVPRAVLQQDDAGQPFVYTVSADDTLALTSVTVGAVTGDRIIIEGGLTDGDRVLLSTPSPSVPGLALEIITVDGADQ from the coding sequence ATGAACCTCAAACCTCTCTTGATTGTACCGCCTGTTGTGCTTGGCATTTGGGGCTTCATGTTGATGACCAAACCGTCAGAGACAGTGTCTGAGCCGCAAGAGCAGGCCAAATTGGCCGTGCGGGTGATGACCGTGACACAAGAGCCGCTGGTCCTATCTGCCACAGGCTATGGTCGGGTCGAGGCGGTGCAAAGCTGGAGCGCCGTCAGTCAGGTTGAGGGACGCGCCGAAGATGTTCTGGCGGAATTGGCCGTGGGCACTGTGGTGGAAAAAGGCGAGGTTCTGATCCAGATCGATCCTACCGATTACGAGCTAGAGATCGCCAAAACCGAAGCAAATATCGCCGCCGCCCAAGCAACCTTGGCCGAACTGACCCAGCAAGAGGAAAACACCCGCAGCCTTTTGGAGATCGAGCAGCGCGTGTTTGAGGTCGCACAGGCAGAATTTGACCGCATCCTGACCCTGTCCCAAAACGGCACCGTGACCCAATCCTCATTGGACACGGAACGCAAATCCTTGCTCGCTGAGGAAAACACCCTGATCGGGTTGCAAAACACGCTGGCGCTCTACCCCGCGCAGCGCGCCTCGGCCGAGGCAACACTGGCCGTGCGTCAGGCAGAGCTGGCAGAGGCGCAGCGCGGGCTGGCCAACACCACAATCACCGCGCCTTTCCGCGGGCGGGTCTCGGAAGAAGCCATCGAGGCGAACCAATTCGTGTCGGTTGGGGAGACCTTGCTGACCCTAGACAGCATTGATGTGGCCGAGGTCGTCGGCGCCTTCCAACCCCAATCCTTTGGCAACCTGATGCGCGCCGCCGTCGGCCCGCAGCTGGAAAACGTGACCGAAGTCGATGCGACCCAAGTCATCGAATATATGGACCAAAGCAATGTCGCTGCCTTTGTTGAGCTCGACTTTGCAGGTGAAGTCGCGCGCTACCCTGCCCAACCGCAGCGTTTCCGCGGATCGATCGACGATGAAACAGGCACGCTGGGGATCGCAGTGCAGGTCAGCGAGCCGCTGGTCAGTAAGCCTCAACAACAAACGCCGCCGCTGGAATTTGGCAGCTTTGTCTCGGTGGTCCTAGAGGCCCAACCAGAGACAGGCCTGATTTCAGTGCCGCGCGCGGTGCTGCAGCAAGACGATGCCGGCCAGCCCTTTGTCTATACCGTCAGCGCGGATGACACATTGGCGTTGACGTCCGTCACCGTTGGCGCCGTGACTGGCGACCGCATCATCATCGAGGGCGGCCTAACGGACGGCGACCGCGTGCTATTGTCCACGCCCAGCCCTTCTGTTCCGGGGCTCGCGCTTGAGATCATCACCGTAGACGGGGCCGACCA
- a CDS encoding ricin-type beta-trefoil lectin domain protein: MTIKTTFSATVMAATIAAALPQASFAEAPQIKTVGPIIHLADNLDEEAKLGWCIDTDGRELTDLAQAHSCKPNGDDVLFAFSAETGMIESATYADICLAHNDPENPINPFGLIACDAADPAQHFTYDEASMEIHLASDATQCLTVNAVIDDAGPYQSRDLIAAACDTLEPSFKQWVIKDYSK, encoded by the coding sequence ATGACGATTAAAACCACATTCAGCGCCACTGTGATGGCCGCTACAATTGCAGCGGCCTTGCCGCAGGCATCCTTTGCCGAAGCGCCACAGATCAAAACCGTAGGGCCAATCATCCACCTTGCTGACAATCTGGACGAAGAGGCCAAGCTGGGCTGGTGCATTGACACCGACGGGCGCGAGCTGACTGATCTGGCGCAGGCGCATTCGTGCAAGCCAAACGGCGACGATGTTCTGTTCGCCTTTTCGGCTGAAACAGGCATGATTGAATCGGCCACCTACGCCGACATTTGTTTGGCCCATAATGACCCCGAAAACCCGATCAATCCCTTTGGTCTGATCGCATGCGATGCCGCTGATCCGGCCCAGCATTTCACCTATGACGAAGCTAGCATGGAAATCCACCTCGCGTCGGACGCAACACAATGCCTGACAGTGAACGCGGTAATTGACGATGCGGGCCCCTACCAGTCACGCGATCTGATTGCTGCGGCCTGTGACACGCTAGAGCCCAGCTTCAAACAATGGGTCATCAAAGACTACTCTAAATAA
- a CDS encoding DUF1499 domain-containing protein: MKHTGTIAIVLAIGSAIGMALVLLGARFEIWQPVTGFGFYRSYFNPLAMIITGVGLFALVIHLHRSEKPKAALGGVAMIFGVICLVPMISNIVNPKPRAAPIHNISTDTVNPPAFLVLDETRAGARNPLAYGGAEQAAAQTAAYPDIGPLETELTADAAYQRALTVAQDMGWDIIAADTDAHRFEATARTSVFYFADDVVVVVSSTATGSRVDMRSVSRIGRSDQGVNAARIRLFQKQFNEGV, from the coding sequence ATGAAACATACAGGAACAATTGCAATTGTGCTGGCTATCGGTTCAGCAATCGGCATGGCCCTGGTATTGCTGGGCGCGCGATTTGAAATCTGGCAGCCGGTAACGGGGTTTGGTTTTTATCGCAGCTACTTTAACCCATTAGCAATGATCATCACGGGCGTTGGCCTATTTGCTCTGGTCATTCATTTGCACCGCAGCGAAAAACCCAAGGCCGCCTTGGGTGGCGTTGCCATGATTTTTGGCGTGATCTGCTTGGTGCCGATGATCTCAAACATCGTAAATCCGAAACCGCGTGCCGCGCCGATTCACAATATCTCGACGGATACGGTCAATCCGCCCGCATTTTTGGTGCTGGATGAAACCCGCGCAGGCGCACGCAACCCGCTGGCCTATGGCGGCGCAGAACAAGCCGCTGCGCAAACAGCCGCCTACCCCGATATCGGCCCTCTTGAAACAGAGCTGACCGCCGATGCCGCCTATCAACGTGCACTAACGGTTGCCCAAGACATGGGCTGGGACATTATCGCCGCCGACACAGACGCCCACCGCTTTGAGGCCACAGCGCGCACATCGGTGTTTTACTTTGCCGATGATGTGGTTGTTGTTGTATCCTCCACAGCAACAGGAAGCCGCGTCGACATGAGAAGCGTTTCCCGCATTGGTCGCAGTGATCAAGGGGTGAACGCTGCGCGCATTCGGCTGTTTCAAAAACAGTTCAACGAAGGTGTCTGA
- a CDS encoding TetR/AcrR family transcriptional regulator, which translates to MTSPLRQRRRLETARSIQRATLDLAVQKGLDEVTTEEIAIAAGVSTRTFFNYYPNKEAAAIGHPPSFSEQGKDALHAGTGPLPADIKRLLDEHISVLEQDDAIMQVIGAILKTNEKARGILVGFLMADCERLAETMNSRVKDRHVADALASHATEAIGRAIRLWERDGTISLAEALDVVWDGLQRASQLLAVPAD; encoded by the coding sequence GTGACATCCCCGCTTAGGCAAAGACGACGATTAGAAACGGCGCGCTCAATTCAAAGGGCGACGTTGGATTTGGCGGTGCAAAAAGGACTGGATGAGGTGACGACCGAAGAGATCGCCATCGCCGCAGGTGTCAGCACAAGAACCTTCTTCAACTATTACCCCAACAAGGAAGCCGCAGCGATCGGACATCCGCCCAGCTTTTCTGAGCAAGGGAAAGACGCGTTGCACGCTGGTACGGGGCCTTTGCCCGCGGATATTAAACGGCTTTTGGATGAGCATATTAGCGTCTTGGAGCAGGATGATGCGATTATGCAGGTCATCGGAGCCATTCTGAAAACGAATGAAAAGGCGCGCGGTATTTTGGTGGGCTTCCTAATGGCGGATTGTGAAAGGCTGGCCGAGACTATGAACAGCCGTGTGAAGGATCGCCATGTCGCAGATGCGCTCGCCAGTCACGCAACCGAGGCAATCGGAAGAGCGATCCGCCTATGGGAACGCGATGGAACAATCTCTTTGGCCGAGGCGCTGGACGTTGTTTGGGATGGGTTGCAACGGGCTTCGCAGCTTTTGGCGGTACCGGCTGATTGA
- a CDS encoding ABC transporter permease: MNDLWAGMLQAFWMVVGLDPELAEITLRSLQVTLIALVLGSSIALPLAALLAVRRFRWRRTVIAILNALMGLPPVVVGLVVYVLLSRSGPFGILGLLFTPTAMIIAQVIIIVPLIASIAHQSLRDLWSEYHDLLISMNVSQMQKMRTLLWDARRSLLTASLAGFGRAIGEVGAIMIVGGNIDHATRVLTTAIALETGKGDFALALALGFILIALAIGVNLTIHWLSKTEREGRW, from the coding sequence ATGAATGATCTGTGGGCAGGCATGTTGCAGGCGTTTTGGATGGTGGTGGGTTTAGACCCAGAACTGGCCGAAATTACACTGCGCTCGCTACAGGTAACCCTCATTGCGCTGGTTTTGGGATCGTCTATTGCCTTGCCTCTTGCTGCGCTATTAGCGGTGCGCCGGTTTCGATGGCGCCGGACCGTGATTGCTATCCTGAATGCTTTGATGGGCTTGCCGCCTGTGGTGGTCGGGTTGGTTGTTTATGTCCTGCTGTCGCGATCCGGACCGTTTGGGATACTGGGGCTGCTTTTTACGCCAACGGCGATGATCATTGCTCAGGTCATTATTATTGTGCCGCTCATTGCTAGCATTGCCCATCAATCGCTGCGCGACTTGTGGTCTGAATATCATGATCTGTTGATTTCGATGAACGTGTCACAAATGCAGAAAATGCGGACCTTGCTGTGGGATGCACGGCGGTCCTTGCTCACGGCGTCTTTGGCGGGATTTGGCCGCGCAATTGGCGAGGTCGGCGCGATTATGATTGTGGGGGGGAACATCGATCATGCAACACGGGTTTTGACCACTGCAATTGCGCTTGAGACAGGCAAGGGGGACTTTGCATTGGCGCTGGCATTGGGGTTCATTCTGATCGCTTTGGCAATCGGGGTAAACCTGACCATTCATTGGCTGAGCAAGACCGAGCGGGAGGGACGCTGGTGA
- a CDS encoding ATP-binding cassette domain-containing protein — translation MSDLFPLTVSGAQTARRGKVLVGPIDLELGGSGTTVVMGPNGSGKTTLLRMLHGTARLTRGSIDWACGYHEARQQQGFVFQQPVMLRRSVLENIAYPLRIRGIGKAIAYEQAAEWGGRVGLTNLLERSATALSGGEKQKLALARAMITKPKVLFLDEPSAALDGRATREIEDILQDARQAGTRLILSTHDIGQAKRLADDILFLLHGLLHEQTAAAAFFDAPQTPQARSFLNGDIVE, via the coding sequence GTGAGCGATCTATTTCCCCTAACCGTGAGCGGGGCCCAGACAGCGCGGCGCGGCAAGGTTCTGGTCGGGCCTATTGATCTGGAGCTCGGCGGGAGCGGCACAACCGTTGTAATGGGCCCGAATGGGTCTGGCAAAACCACGCTGTTGCGCATGCTGCACGGCACAGCGCGGCTGACACGCGGCTCGATTGATTGGGCCTGTGGTTATCACGAAGCGCGCCAGCAACAGGGGTTTGTCTTTCAACAACCAGTTATGCTGCGGCGCTCGGTTCTGGAAAACATTGCCTATCCGCTGCGCATCAGGGGCATTGGCAAAGCCATAGCTTATGAGCAGGCGGCAGAATGGGGCGGCCGCGTCGGGCTAACCAATCTGCTAGAGCGTTCAGCGACCGCTTTGTCGGGCGGTGAAAAGCAAAAGCTTGCTTTGGCGCGGGCGATGATCACCAAACCCAAAGTTCTGTTTCTGGATGAGCCTTCTGCGGCTCTGGATGGGCGTGCCACGCGAGAAATCGAGGATATTTTGCAAGATGCACGGCAGGCGGGCACACGTTTGATCCTGTCGACGCATGACATCGGACAGGCAAAACGCCTTGCTGATGATATCCTCTTTTTGCTGCACGGTCTGTTGCATGAGCAAACCGCAGCTGCCGCGTTTTTTGACGCCCCGCAAACCCCTCAAGCGCGGTCATTTTTGAACGGAGATATCGTAGAATGA
- a CDS encoding substrate-binding domain-containing protein: MKLKKLAGLLATCFAVLGTTATASDEMKMAVTTSFYNSGLADVLLPEIAQDLDIELQLLVVGTGQAIKLGQAGDVDAILVHSRAAEEAFVSQGYGTHRREIMYNDFVIIGPKDDPAGIEAAKTATMALKAIEKEKALFVSRGDDSGTHKKELKLWSDADLKVDAFGAWYRAVGAGMGAALNTATGMDAYILSDRASWLNFANKGDRKLLFAGDPVLFNQYAFLPVNPERHAHVKTALSEKLEAWLTSDKAAELINGYQIGGETLFTFNAVP; the protein is encoded by the coding sequence ATGAAGCTTAAGAAATTAGCCGGCCTATTGGCCACATGTTTTGCTGTTTTGGGAACGACGGCCACTGCAAGTGACGAGATGAAAATGGCGGTAACGACCTCGTTTTATAACTCGGGGTTAGCGGATGTTTTGCTGCCTGAGATTGCCCAAGATCTAGACATTGAATTGCAGCTTTTGGTTGTTGGCACAGGACAGGCGATCAAACTGGGCCAAGCAGGGGATGTCGATGCGATCCTTGTGCATTCGCGCGCCGCTGAAGAGGCGTTTGTTTCACAAGGGTACGGCACACACCGCCGTGAGATCATGTATAATGATTTCGTCATCATCGGACCAAAAGATGACCCAGCAGGGATCGAGGCAGCAAAAACTGCGACGATGGCCCTTAAGGCGATTGAAAAGGAAAAGGCTCTTTTTGTCAGCAGGGGGGACGATAGTGGCACCCATAAGAAAGAGCTAAAGCTATGGTCTGATGCCGATTTGAAGGTCGATGCATTCGGCGCATGGTACCGCGCTGTTGGCGCGGGGATGGGGGCTGCTCTCAATACGGCGACTGGGATGGATGCCTATATTCTATCAGATCGCGCCAGTTGGTTGAATTTTGCCAACAAAGGGGATCGCAAATTGCTATTTGCGGGCGATCCCGTGCTGTTTAACCAATACGCTTTCTTGCCCGTGAACCCAGAACGCCATGCCCATGTTAAAACCGCGCTGAGCGAAAAATTGGAAGCGTGGCTGACCTCTGACAAGGCGGCAGAGCTTATCAATGGGTATCAGATCGGCGGCGAGACATTGTTTACGTTCAATGCCGTGCCATAG
- a CDS encoding DUF6505 family protein: MKLARAIHFDESDQRVFHIPARTGEWCISGGFEFSNWTEGDLTGKARQAFANGWFGLETGGRVTFVAVTQIEPAEMETLTELLAQHFVTYYGAPSVEAARPTAIEELNHMADLCEDHTPNFLLTVARELTPSGVKEAYRLIEPQNAGIEQFAIHGSVDEYE, encoded by the coding sequence ATGAAACTTGCACGGGCAATTCATTTCGACGAAAGCGACCAGCGGGTCTTTCATATTCCTGCGCGCACGGGTGAATGGTGTATTTCCGGAGGGTTCGAATTTTCCAACTGGACCGAAGGCGATCTGACTGGAAAAGCGCGGCAGGCCTTTGCGAATGGCTGGTTTGGTCTGGAAACCGGCGGCCGCGTCACTTTTGTGGCTGTGACGCAAATTGAACCTGCGGAAATGGAAACGCTGACAGAGCTGTTGGCCCAGCATTTCGTCACCTATTACGGCGCGCCATCCGTTGAGGCAGCGCGCCCTACCGCGATTGAAGAGCTGAACCACATGGCCGATCTTTGCGAAGATCACACGCCTAATTTCCTGCTCACGGTGGCGCGCGAACTAACCCCATCGGGTGTCAAAGAAGCCTATCGTCTGATCGAGCCACAAAATGCTGGAATAGAGCAATTCGCAATTCATGGCTCTGTTGACGAATACGAATAG
- a CDS encoding biotin/lipoate--protein ligase family protein — MNTTPDLSLPPLLWEEAAIGAAFEHACLRAIQGCDAGLIAHNLRANTLEVAVVFAPEVPLAEAMAMLPLCAVGFQNALGALAPPEVAVHLTWDGQIRINGATCGRFRVAASDTDPTAIPNWLVVGFTLPLWPEGDDAEGDTPDQTTLYAEGCIDVKAPTLLEAFARHTLNWVDRWESAGTKVLHDEWRALAHGIGEDTQQNGLTGTFLGVDERFGMLLRDGDKTELVPLTTLLETTL, encoded by the coding sequence ATGAACACCACACCCGATCTAAGCCTGCCACCGCTTTTGTGGGAAGAAGCTGCGATCGGCGCGGCATTTGAACACGCTTGTTTACGTGCCATCCAAGGGTGCGATGCGGGCCTGATCGCCCATAATCTGCGGGCGAACACCCTTGAGGTGGCCGTTGTCTTTGCCCCCGAAGTGCCGCTGGCAGAGGCTATGGCTATGCTGCCGCTTTGTGCGGTTGGATTTCAAAACGCATTGGGTGCATTGGCCCCGCCAGAGGTTGCCGTACATCTCACGTGGGATGGCCAGATACGTATCAATGGCGCAACCTGTGGGCGTTTTCGGGTTGCCGCCAGTGATACCGATCCGACGGCGATCCCCAATTGGCTGGTCGTTGGGTTTACCCTGCCTCTTTGGCCTGAAGGCGATGATGCCGAAGGGGACACACCGGATCAAACCACGCTTTATGCTGAGGGCTGCATAGACGTGAAAGCCCCAACTTTGCTGGAAGCTTTTGCGCGCCATACGCTCAACTGGGTTGACCGTTGGGAGAGTGCAGGCACAAAGGTGTTACATGATGAATGGCGCGCCTTGGCGCATGGTATTGGTGAAGACACCCAGCAAAACGGCCTGACTGGCACATTCTTGGGGGTCGATGAGCGCTTTGGCATGTTGCTGCGCGATGGGGACAAAACGGAACTTGTTCCGCTTACAACGCTTTTGGAGACAACTTTATGA
- a CDS encoding Mrp/NBP35 family ATP-binding protein, translating to MLDREAVLDILKSIPDIVSEGDIVSAGVMRALNVQTDGTVRFVMEIAPSAATAYEAVKAEAETKLAALEGVKSVSIVLTGHSEQPAPPQLKPQKSAEPAGPQKIPGIEKIIAIASGKGGVGKSTVSANLACALAAQGRRVGLLDADMYGPSQPRMMGVSGRPASPDGKIILPMRNHGVTMMSIGLMTNDDQAVVWRGPMLMGALQQMITQVQWGALDVLLVDLPPGTGDVQMTLSQKAKVDGAIVVSTPQDVALLDARKGIDMFQQLNVPLVGMIENMSTHICSACGHEEHVFGHGGVAAEADKLGIPLLAEIPLHLDIRLAADGGAPIVVSQPDSSQADAFATVAKKLIAEGLA from the coding sequence TTGCTAGATCGCGAAGCAGTTCTGGATATCCTGAAATCCATCCCTGACATTGTCAGCGAAGGCGATATTGTCTCGGCTGGTGTCATGCGTGCCTTGAACGTCCAAACAGACGGCACGGTGCGGTTCGTTATGGAAATCGCCCCAAGTGCTGCAACAGCATATGAGGCGGTGAAAGCGGAGGCGGAAACCAAACTCGCCGCCCTAGAGGGCGTCAAATCGGTCTCTATTGTCCTGACGGGCCATTCAGAGCAGCCCGCGCCGCCGCAGCTGAAGCCGCAAAAATCGGCAGAGCCTGCTGGCCCGCAAAAAATTCCCGGTATTGAGAAAATCATCGCGATTGCATCGGGGAAAGGTGGCGTTGGGAAATCTACGGTCTCGGCAAACCTTGCCTGTGCATTGGCGGCACAAGGCCGTCGCGTCGGGTTGCTGGACGCGGATATGTACGGCCCCTCCCAACCCCGCATGATGGGGGTGTCAGGGCGGCCGGCCAGCCCAGATGGGAAAATCATCCTACCCATGCGCAATCATGGTGTCACGATGATGTCGATCGGCCTGATGACCAATGATGACCAAGCGGTTGTTTGGCGTGGCCCGATGTTGATGGGGGCCTTGCAGCAGATGATTACGCAGGTTCAATGGGGCGCATTGGATGTGCTGCTGGTTGATCTGCCACCCGGCACTGGGGATGTGCAGATGACCCTGAGCCAAAAGGCCAAAGTGGACGGCGCAATTGTGGTATCCACCCCCCAAGATGTTGCCCTGCTTGATGCGCGCAAAGGGATCGACATGTTCCAGCAATTAAACGTACCCTTAGTTGGTATGATCGAGAACATGTCCACCCATATTTGCTCGGCCTGTGGCCACGAGGAACATGTCTTTGGTCATGGCGGCGTTGCAGCCGAAGCAGACAAGCTGGGCATCCCGCTGCTGGCGGAAATTCCTTTGCATCTGGATATTCGATTAGCTGCTGACGGGGGCGCACCGATTGTTGTAAGCCAACCAGATTCCAGCCAAGCTGATGCTTTTGCAACGGTCGCCAAGAAACTGATCGCTGAAGGGCTCGCATGA
- a CDS encoding DUF6494 family protein: MSEDFNMSMRKFLKQVGVTSQQAIEQAMRDQDTSGKTFRARATITIEELGLTHEVSGDIKGQD, encoded by the coding sequence GTCAGAAGACTTCAACATGTCGATGCGCAAATTCCTCAAGCAGGTGGGCGTTACGTCCCAGCAAGCCATCGAACAAGCCATGCGTGATCAGGATACCAGCGGCAAAACCTTTCGGGCCCGCGCGACCATCACCATCGAAGAACTTGGCCTGACCCACGAGGTTTCAGGTGACATCAAAGGTCAGGACTGA